Proteins encoded within one genomic window of Candidatus Eisenbacteria bacterium:
- a CDS encoding acetoin utilization protein AcuC, producing the protein MRQGFVFRQDSLRFSYGPYHLFQIERLADVARMCRALGLLPVNDSPMTFDEASRADLQLFHDPDYLEALEAGDSLSPHEQLRWGLGTGDNPVFDGLWESCLLTAGGSLRAARWLLDGAASGDRRRVFHPAGGLHHAHKARASGFCYINDGVLAIKEIVDAGLKVCYIDVDAHHGDGVQEAFYDSERVLTLSIHQDGRTLYPGTGFVEEVGEGRGRGYAVNIPVLPGSGDAVYDYFIEEIATPVLAKFSPDILVTEMGVDSLRGDPLTELEWSLGGLDRFLTWVVSTGLPWLALGGGGYNRWNVIRGWTLVWARMLGRELPESRPEEDEEGRLPVGWPRDFWVEEGSEGGANPETCLLQVRRVRAAVEDLVMPWIGR; encoded by the coding sequence ATGCGCCAAGGATTCGTCTTCCGACAGGACTCCCTCCGCTTTTCGTACGGGCCTTACCATCTTTTCCAGATCGAGCGACTGGCGGATGTGGCCCGCATGTGCCGCGCTCTCGGCCTCCTCCCGGTCAACGACTCGCCCATGACCTTCGACGAGGCCTCGCGGGCGGATCTGCAGCTCTTTCACGACCCAGACTACCTCGAGGCCCTGGAGGCGGGCGACTCTCTGTCGCCTCACGAGCAGCTTCGTTGGGGTCTCGGAACGGGAGACAATCCCGTCTTCGATGGCCTCTGGGAGTCCTGCCTCTTGACCGCGGGGGGAAGCCTGCGGGCGGCGCGGTGGCTTCTCGACGGCGCCGCCTCCGGCGATAGGAGGAGGGTCTTTCACCCCGCAGGAGGGCTCCACCACGCGCACAAGGCTCGGGCGAGCGGCTTCTGCTACATCAACGACGGCGTCCTGGCGATCAAGGAGATCGTCGACGCGGGACTCAAGGTCTGCTACATCGATGTCGACGCCCATCACGGCGACGGCGTGCAGGAGGCCTTCTACGACAGCGAACGAGTCTTGACCCTCTCGATCCATCAGGACGGGCGGACGCTCTATCCCGGCACGGGATTCGTCGAGGAGGTCGGAGAAGGGCGGGGCCGCGGGTATGCCGTCAACATCCCCGTCCTGCCTGGTTCGGGTGACGCGGTCTACGACTACTTCATCGAGGAGATCGCGACCCCGGTCCTGGCAAAGTTTTCGCCGGACATCCTCGTGACCGAAATGGGAGTCGACAGTCTCCGGGGCGATCCCCTGACGGAGCTCGAATGGTCGCTTGGCGGGCTGGATCGCTTCCTCACGTGGGTGGTGTCCACCGGGCTTCCTTGGCTCGCCCTGGGAGGAGGCGGCTACAACAGGTGGAATGTGATCCGCGGCTGGACGCTCGTCTGGGCCAGGATGCTTGGACGCGAGCTTCCCGAGTCTCGTCCGGAAGAGGACGAGGAAGGGCGTCTCCCCGTGGGCTGGCCGCGCGACTTCTGGGTGGAGGAGGGATCCGAGGGCGGCGCCAACCCCGAGACATGCTTGCTCCAGGTGCGCAGGGTGCGCGCGGCCGTGGAGGATCTCGTCATGCCCTGGATCGGCAGATGA
- a CDS encoding HAMP domain-containing protein, whose amino-acid sequence MLAPGAQGARGRGGSRHALDRQMTPGTRRIAGRAGGLRIRGRLLVSFLGLEVGLIALTAALIERQARGSLEAELAARLEAVASAASTQIDPSLIGPLLSLEASPEAGTRTRARLGERLSQLRAATGVRRIYILDLDGRGHLDTDSRAVPGADLPQARVHRRILDRAAGGVSASTPLFRDVTGEMRKTGYAPLYVRGEVAGVVGVEADAGFLREVDLLRGKILLVGLLGFAVAAVLSFGIARSVTRPLGDLVQAARAMGSGDLSHPIPAGRPDEIGFLARTLDEARERLSERDRTLRAMVAGIAHEVRNPLGGIQIYAELLDGDEGLTGGQRERVRRVLKEIRRLGDIVEEFLTYARPQAPQRQSFDPSGLVEEAVDLLAGHREERGVRIEIGAPTEPARVVVDPGQLRQILLNLIRNAIEASPRDAAVQVGWEVHGPTAAIWVEDHGPGIPQEQRDRVFEPFYTTKAAGAGLGLSIVKHLVEQNGGRVSHERPHGGGCRFTVRLERGREDPRGA is encoded by the coding sequence ATGCTTGCTCCAGGTGCGCAGGGTGCGCGCGGCCGTGGAGGATCTCGTCATGCCCTGGATCGGCAGATGACCCCGGGGACTCGGAGGATCGCGGGACGCGCAGGCGGCCTGAGGATCCGCGGCCGCCTCCTGGTCTCCTTTCTGGGCCTTGAAGTCGGTCTGATCGCCCTCACGGCGGCCCTGATCGAACGCCAGGCGCGCGGCAGCCTGGAGGCAGAGCTGGCCGCCAGGCTGGAGGCGGTCGCCTCCGCCGCATCGACGCAGATCGATCCCTCCCTGATCGGTCCGCTTCTCTCGCTCGAAGCGTCGCCCGAGGCGGGTACGCGGACGAGAGCCAGGCTGGGAGAACGGCTCTCCCAGTTGCGGGCCGCCACAGGCGTGCGGAGGATCTACATCCTGGACCTCGATGGGAGGGGACATCTCGACACCGACTCGAGAGCGGTGCCGGGGGCGGATCTCCCTCAAGCGCGCGTGCACCGGCGCATTCTCGACAGGGCGGCTGGAGGCGTCTCGGCGAGCACTCCCCTGTTTCGGGACGTGACGGGGGAGATGCGCAAGACCGGGTACGCGCCGCTCTATGTGCGAGGAGAGGTCGCCGGGGTCGTCGGGGTCGAGGCGGACGCCGGGTTCTTGCGCGAGGTCGATCTTCTGAGGGGCAAGATCCTGCTGGTCGGGTTGCTCGGCTTCGCTGTGGCGGCGGTGCTCAGCTTCGGCATCGCGAGGAGCGTCACCCGACCGCTGGGCGATCTGGTCCAGGCTGCGCGCGCGATGGGGAGCGGGGATCTGAGCCACCCGATTCCGGCGGGCAGGCCGGACGAGATCGGATTCCTCGCGCGCACGCTCGATGAAGCCCGCGAGCGCCTCTCGGAGAGGGATCGGACCTTGCGGGCGATGGTCGCGGGGATTGCGCATGAGGTGCGCAATCCTCTTGGCGGGATCCAGATCTACGCGGAGCTGCTCGACGGGGACGAGGGGTTGACAGGCGGCCAGAGGGAGAGGGTGCGGAGGGTCTTGAAGGAGATACGGAGGCTGGGAGACATCGTGGAGGAGTTCCTGACCTACGCGCGCCCTCAGGCGCCGCAGCGACAGAGTTTCGACCCTTCGGGGCTCGTTGAGGAAGCCGTCGATCTCCTTGCGGGGCACCGGGAGGAAAGGGGAGTCAGGATCGAGATCGGCGCCCCGACCGAGCCGGCCCGCGTGGTCGTCGATCCGGGGCAGCTCAGGCAGATCCTGCTGAATCTGATCCGCAACGCGATCGAGGCCTCGCCGCGCGATGCGGCTGTGCAGGTCGGATGGGAAGTTCACGGCCCGACGGCCGCGATCTGGGTGGAGGATCATGGTCCGGGGATTCCCCAGGAGCAGAGGGATCGCGTCTTCGAGCCGTTCTACACCACGAAGGCTGCCGGCGCCGGGCTCGGCCTATCGATCGTCAAGCATCTCGTCGAGCAGAACGGCGGCAGGGTGAGCCACGAGAGGCCGCACGGCGGAGGGTGTCGGTTCACGGTCCGGCTGGAGCGGGGACGGGAGGATCCGAGAGGTGCCTAG
- a CDS encoding sigma-54-dependent Fis family transcriptional regulator, whose amino-acid sequence MPRKVLVVEDQEILREGIVEALREAGFDARGANGLEEALRLFQVEGADAVVTDLRMEEPDSGLKLLERIKGAQPLTEVLLVTAYATVEHAVAAMKAGAADFLVKPVNLGHLVEKVRAVLRIRADREALEKERERSSYLQQEIDERFNDGEIIGRSAKMQDLYARITKVAQTPSSVLVTGESGTGKELVARAIHRLSDRSSCPFIRVSCGALAEGVLESELFGHERGAFTGAMRQRRGRFELADTGTLFLDEIAETTGSTQVKLLRVLQEKSFERVGGERTIQVDVRLIAATNRNLRDAVAGGSFREDLFYRLHVIPIELPPLRDRREDIPLLCDHFLDRLSRRMNRDRPIIRDEALKLLVLYDWPGNVRELENVLERAFVLCEGGEIRVEDLPFAPRDVGAPGWFPPGVVPLRQAVQLLEKELIRRALEEARGVKQEAARRLRLKPSVLYYKLEKYGLASQSEMPEDRAPGGDARS is encoded by the coding sequence GTGCCTAGGAAGGTCCTGGTGGTGGAGGATCAGGAGATCCTTCGCGAGGGGATCGTCGAAGCGTTGCGGGAGGCTGGCTTCGACGCGCGAGGCGCGAACGGCCTCGAGGAGGCGCTTCGCCTCTTCCAGGTGGAGGGCGCCGACGCGGTCGTCACCGACCTGCGCATGGAGGAGCCCGATTCCGGACTGAAGCTCTTGGAGAGGATCAAGGGCGCCCAGCCACTGACCGAGGTTCTCCTTGTCACGGCCTACGCGACTGTGGAGCACGCCGTGGCGGCGATGAAGGCCGGCGCGGCCGACTTCCTCGTGAAGCCGGTGAACCTCGGGCATCTCGTTGAGAAGGTTCGCGCCGTTCTGCGAATACGGGCCGACCGGGAGGCCCTCGAGAAAGAGAGAGAGAGGTCGAGCTACCTGCAGCAGGAGATCGACGAGCGATTCAACGATGGCGAGATCATCGGCCGCTCCGCGAAGATGCAGGATCTCTATGCCCGCATCACGAAGGTCGCCCAGACGCCCAGCTCCGTCCTCGTGACGGGGGAGAGCGGAACCGGGAAGGAGCTTGTCGCCCGCGCGATCCACCGCCTCTCCGATCGGAGCTCCTGTCCATTCATCCGCGTGAGCTGCGGGGCCCTCGCAGAGGGGGTTCTCGAGAGCGAGCTCTTCGGCCATGAGCGGGGCGCCTTCACCGGCGCCATGCGCCAGAGGCGGGGCCGTTTCGAGCTGGCGGACACGGGGACGCTCTTCCTCGACGAGATCGCCGAGACGACCGGCTCGACGCAGGTCAAGCTCTTGAGGGTCCTGCAGGAGAAGAGCTTCGAGAGGGTGGGAGGAGAGCGGACGATCCAGGTCGATGTGCGCCTGATCGCCGCGACGAACCGGAACCTCAGGGATGCCGTCGCGGGCGGCAGCTTCCGGGAGGACCTGTTCTACCGCCTCCATGTGATCCCGATCGAGTTGCCTCCCCTGCGCGATCGGAGGGAGGACATTCCACTCCTCTGCGATCACTTCCTCGACCGGCTCTCGCGACGCATGAACAGGGATCGGCCGATCATCCGCGACGAGGCACTGAAATTGCTAGTTCTGTACGACTGGCCGGGGAATGTCCGGGAGCTGGAGAACGTCCTCGAGAGGGCGTTCGTCCTCTGCGAGGGGGGCGAGATCCGGGTCGAGGACTTGCCGTTCGCGCCCCGCGATGTCGGAGCGCCCGGGTGGTTTCCGCCGGGCGTTGTGCCGCTGCGTCAAGCGGTGCAACTCCTTGAGAAGGAGCTGATTCGAAGGGCGCTGGAGGAAGCCCGTGGGGTCAAGCAGGAGGCCGCGCGCAGGCTCAGGCTGAAGCCGAGCGTCCTCTACTACAAGCTGGAGAAGTATGGTCTTGCGAGCCAGTCGGAAATGCCCGAGGACCGCGCGCCCGGTGGCGACGCCCGATCTTAG
- a CDS encoding segregation/condensation protein A: MNELKPYGGIDTSQFRGHPVDLEVFSGPLDLLLHLIQQDQIEIWEISISRITRQYLEHLQRLEALNVEIAGEFLVMAATLMRIKSQMLLPRPAAPEEDGDGMPLTREGLIQRLLEYRRYRDAAQVLRDMEDERRRSLPRGWAPLLEKSHLYPLREARAVDLATYLREVLERPAPIDTHEVQLEEIRLEEKIEQLLAAIASRGDPIPFREMIARPWWRLEWIVTFLALLELMRQGKAIALQEESFGDLWVLAAPPSEQGLEGHDLDGERMTEPMSMEGMP; this comes from the coding sequence ATGAACGAACTGAAGCCTTACGGCGGAATCGACACAAGCCAGTTCCGCGGCCACCCGGTCGACCTCGAGGTGTTCTCCGGTCCACTCGATCTGCTGCTTCATCTGATCCAGCAGGACCAGATCGAGATCTGGGAGATCTCGATCTCGCGCATCACGCGGCAGTATCTGGAGCATCTGCAGAGGCTGGAGGCGCTCAACGTCGAGATCGCGGGAGAGTTCCTCGTGATGGCCGCCACCTTGATGCGGATCAAGAGCCAGATGCTCCTGCCGCGTCCCGCCGCGCCCGAGGAGGACGGGGACGGGATGCCGCTGACGCGGGAGGGGCTGATCCAGAGACTTCTGGAGTACCGCCGCTACCGGGACGCGGCACAGGTGCTCCGCGACATGGAGGATGAGAGGCGGCGATCTCTTCCACGGGGATGGGCCCCTCTGCTCGAGAAGAGCCACCTCTATCCGCTGCGCGAGGCGAGGGCCGTCGACCTGGCGACCTATCTGCGGGAAGTGCTCGAGCGACCCGCTCCGATCGACACGCACGAGGTCCAGCTCGAGGAGATCAGGCTAGAGGAGAAGATCGAGCAGCTGCTCGCGGCGATCGCCTCCCGCGGCGATCCGATCCCATTCCGCGAAATGATCGCGCGCCCCTGGTGGCGGCTGGAGTGGATCGTGACCTTCTTGGCGCTCCTCGAGCTGATGCGCCAAGGAAAGGCGATTGCCCTGCAGGAGGAGTCGTTCGGAGATCTCTGGGTCCTGGCGGCGCCTCCATCCGAGCAGGGTCTCGAGGGCCACGACCTAGACGGCGAGCGGATGACGGAGCCGATGTCCATGGAGGGAATGCCGTGA
- the scpB gene encoding SMC-Scp complex subunit ScpB encodes MMNISRILEAILFSAEAPLTAEQIAFALPDVPQEEIAAALEDLQQRYEAEQRGWRLEQIAGGWQLLSHPDLYSFVERFLEGKRRSRLSRAALEALAVVAYRQPITRGELEDLRGVDCAGVLHTLIERDLVTVSGRSNAIGRPLLYKTTDRFLEHFGLFSLSDLPHLAEVEALWGSEDVRTQLEAELARRLGPAGDPSGSPAGDRPGEASAEAFPLSEVEGGALIDHAIGD; translated from the coding sequence GTGATGAACATCTCGAGGATCCTCGAAGCGATCCTCTTCTCGGCGGAGGCTCCCCTCACGGCCGAGCAGATCGCCTTCGCCCTGCCCGATGTCCCTCAGGAAGAGATCGCCGCGGCTCTCGAGGATCTCCAGCAGCGCTATGAAGCGGAGCAGCGGGGTTGGCGCCTCGAGCAGATCGCGGGCGGGTGGCAGCTCTTGTCTCATCCGGATCTCTACTCCTTCGTTGAGCGGTTTCTCGAGGGGAAGAGGCGCTCCCGGCTCTCGCGGGCGGCCCTCGAGGCCCTCGCGGTGGTCGCCTATCGCCAGCCGATCACCCGGGGCGAGCTCGAGGACCTGCGCGGCGTCGACTGCGCCGGAGTGCTTCACACGCTCATCGAGCGCGATCTGGTGACCGTGAGCGGCCGCTCCAATGCGATCGGCAGGCCCCTCCTCTACAAGACGACCGATCGCTTCCTCGAGCACTTCGGACTCTTCTCTCTCTCGGATCTGCCGCACCTCGCGGAGGTCGAGGCGCTCTGGGGGTCGGAGGATGTGCGCACGCAGCTGGAGGCGGAGCTCGCGCGCAGGCTTGGCCCTGCCGGCGATCCGTCGGGGAGTCCAGCCGGCGACCGCCCCGGAGAGGCTTCCGCGGAAGCCTTCCCGCTGTCGGAGGTGGAGGGGGGGGCGCTGATCGACCATGCGATCGGGGACTGA
- a CDS encoding rRNA pseudouridine synthase: protein MRLNRFLALSGLGARRKCEILIREGRVEVNGSTVDSLAYPVDPAKDRVVCDGVRVRPPRTQFYLMMNKPSGVVVSAQDERGRSTVYDLLPERLRGKVRAVGRLDRGSEGLLLFTNDGILAHALQHPSRGVERLYLAWVTPPPGKDALAALRRGVALGKGERSGPATVRLQAARGGTARVRVGLREGRNREVRRMFRSVGCRVSALRRVAFGTLLLGPLRAGHLRRLTATEVAALRKAAGLAEKE, encoded by the coding sequence TTGAGACTGAACAGGTTTCTCGCCCTCTCCGGCCTGGGAGCGCGACGGAAGTGCGAGATCCTGATCCGCGAGGGGCGCGTCGAGGTCAACGGATCGACCGTCGACTCCCTGGCCTATCCGGTCGACCCCGCGAAGGATCGCGTCGTCTGCGATGGAGTTCGCGTCCGGCCACCCCGTACGCAGTTCTACCTGATGATGAACAAGCCGTCAGGGGTGGTCGTCTCAGCGCAGGATGAGCGGGGACGGAGCACTGTCTACGATCTCCTGCCCGAGCGCCTGCGCGGCAAGGTGCGGGCGGTCGGCAGGCTCGATCGGGGAAGCGAGGGGTTGCTCCTCTTCACCAACGATGGGATCCTCGCGCACGCCCTGCAGCATCCGAGCCGGGGCGTAGAGAGGCTTTATCTCGCGTGGGTGACCCCTCCGCCCGGGAAGGACGCGCTCGCCGCCTTGCGGCGGGGCGTCGCCCTGGGGAAGGGGGAGCGGAGCGGCCCGGCGACCGTCCGACTGCAAGCGGCTCGAGGAGGGACTGCCCGCGTGAGGGTGGGGCTCCGTGAGGGCCGCAACCGGGAGGTGCGGAGGATGTTCCGGAGCGTTGGTTGTCGGGTGTCGGCGTTGCGCCGGGTCGCCTTCGGGACGCTCCTGCTCGGCCCGCTTCGCGCCGGCCATCTGCGGCGCCTCACCGCGACGGAAGTGGCCGCGCTCCGCAAGGCGGCCGGCCTGGCGGAGAAGGAGTAG